The genome window GGTCAAGGGTGATCGTCTGCCGGTGGGGGGGGTAGCAGACACCGCGTTCGGCGCAGCCCTGCGAAGTTGCGGTGAGCTTCAGGCTGCTGCCGGCATCCGGGCCGCGGGTGAAGGGGATCTCGATGGTGACCGTTTTCTGGTAGATCTCGACATCACCGAAGAACTCGTCGTGCTTTTCCTTCCCGGGCGGGAGCCTCGGCTCGCCGAGCTGGATGCCGGGCGTGTCGCTGCGGAACTGGATGCGGCTGCGATAGAGATAGTAGCCGTCCGCGACCTTCCAGGTGACCAGAACGCGGTCACCTTCGGCGACCCGCGCGGAAATCGCGAAGGCCTCGTCGGCCGGCAGCAGTTCGTCGTCACCGAACAGCCCGCCCTGTGCCAGGGCTGCGGGCAGGAGGCCGGAGAGCGCGAGAAGGAGGGTGAGGGAAGTCCACAGACGGCGCATGGGTCACCTTGGCTTGTGTGTCAGTCGACCGCGCGGTCGATCCAGTCCAGATATTCGGGCGGGCCTTCGTTCAATGGGACTGCCACGATTTCCGGAAGTTCATAGGGGTGGAGTTGCCGGATGCGCGCTGCAAGCTGGCCAAAGCGGTCCGCCCGGGTCTTGATCAGCAACAGTGCCTCGCCGTCCTTGTGCAGCTTGCCCTCCCAGCGGTAGATCGAGGTCAGTCCCGGCAACA of Thiohalobacter sp. contains these proteins:
- a CDS encoding protein-disulfide reductase DsbD domain-containing protein, translating into MRRLWTSLTLLLALSGLLPAALAQGGLFGDDELLPADEAFAISARVAEGDRVLVTWKVADGYYLYRSRIQFRSDTPGIQLGEPRLPPGKEKHDEFFGDVEIYQKTVTIEIPFTRGPDAGSSLKLTATSQGCAERGVCYPPHRQTITLD
- the cutA gene encoding divalent-cation tolerance protein CutA; its protein translation is MPASHRIVFCTVPDTEVGSRLAEALVEEGLAACVNLLPGLTSIYRWEGKLHKDGEALLLIKTRADRFGQLAARIRQLHPYELPEIVAVPLNEGPPEYLDWIDRAVD